CATGTGCACGCTGGACGGCACCATCGTCCGCGGCAAGGCCAAGATCGACGACACAACCTGCGTGGTGAACTTCACGCTCAAGAGCGGCAACATCGAGGTCGGCACGAACGGCTCGGACGACTGCCGCCAGAGCTGCGGCATGCGCGCCTCGTTCGAGGGCACCTTCATCAAGCCGACGCCGGCTTGCGCCGACAAGGCCGTGGCCGCAACGCGCAAGACCTTCAAGCGCCAGTACGACGCCAAGGACTACACCACCGCCCTGGCCACCCTCGCCCCCGTGCTCGGCAACTGCGGCAAGACGCTCGACTGGATCACCACGGGCCGCATCCGCAACGACCTAGCGCTCACGCAGTTCAAGCTCGGCGACCGCGCGGCCTGCCTCAAGACGCTCGAGCCACTCGCCGAAGATGCCGCGCGAACCGACCAGGGCGTGAAAGATCAATACCCGCCCGCCGACGCCGACGACATCCTGCCCGTGGTCCGCGCGGCCCGCACGAACCTGAAGCTCTGCCGGGGCTAGCCTCAGACCCAACCCCGACTCCCAGACGGCGCTAAGACCGTCATGCCAGATTCCATCAACGACAGGACGGAGACAACACCATGAAGTTCTTCAAGCGCACCCTGCGCACGGCCGCACTCGGCCTGAGCCTGGCGATTCCGCTGCTGGCCGCGGCGCAATCGCTGCCGACCGCCACACCAGAGCGGGTCGGGCTTTCGACCGAGCGCCTGCAGATGCTCACCGACGTGCTCAAGGCCGATGTGGCCAGCGGCAAGATCCCGGGCGCGGTGCTGCTGGTGGCCCGGCAAGGCAAGGTGGCGTGGTTCGAACCGGTCGGCAAGCTCGACCCCGCGGCGGGCACACCGATGCAGCGCGACGGCATCTTTCGCATCTATTCGATGAGCAAGCCCATCACCTCGGTGGCCGCGATGATGCTGGTGGAAGACGGTCGCCTGAAGCTCGACGACCCGATCTCGACCTACCTGCCCGAATACGCCACCATGACCGTCGGCGTCGAGAAGCCCGGCGCCGACGGCAAGCCGGTGCTCGAGACCGTGCCCGCGCGCCGCCCGATCACCGTGCAGGACTTGATGCGCCACACCTCGGGCTTGACCTACGGCTTCTTCGGTCCAGGCCTGGTCAAGCAGGCCTACAACGCGGCGGGCCTGGGCGCCAACGACCCGACCCTGGCCGAGTTCTCGCAGCGCCTGGCCAAGCTGCCGCTGGCCTACCAGCCAGGCACGACCTGGGACTACAGCCAGTCGACCGACATCCTGGGCCGCGTGATCGAGGTGGTCTCGGGCCAGTCGCTCTACCAGTTCGAGAAGGCGCGCCTGTTCGACCCGCTGGGCATGAAGGACACCACCTACTACGTGCCCGAGCCGGCCCGCCAGCCGCGCATTGCCGAGCCGCTCCCCACCGACCGCAGCTTCGGCGTGGGCGCCGACCTGAACGACCCGCGCATCGTGCGCAAGCTCGAATCGGGCGGCGGCGGGCTGGTGTCCACGGCCAGCGACTACGCGCGCTTCCTGCAGATGCTCTTGAACGGTGGCTCGCTCGACGGCAAGCGTTATCTCGGCCCGCGCAGCCTCTCGCTGATGACCGCCGACCACTCCAACGCGGGCGCCGGCATCGTGCCCGGCCCGCTCTACCTGCCGGGCCCGGGCTACGGCTTCGGGCTGGGCTTCGCGGTGCGCCGCAACGACGGCGAGGCGCCCTACCCCTCGGCCGGCGGCGAATACAACTGGGGCGGCGCGGGCGGCACCTACATGTGGGTGGACCCGAAGAACGAGATGTTCGTGGTGCTGATGCTGCAGTCGCCGAAATACCGGACACATTACAGATCCTTGACCCGGGACATGATTTATGCGGCCGTGATCAAGTAGCCTGCGCCCAACAGGTCCTTGAGGCTTGGCGCAAAATCGGGCCCTCCCCTCGAAGCCATGAAGAACAGCAGCAGCAGCACCGTCATTCCGATCACCCAGATCGGCCGCACGCCCCCCGCCGTGGCCGTGCCGGACATCGCCGTGCCCGCCACGGGCCTGCTGCTCGACCGCCTGGGCCGCCCGCTGACCGACCTGCGCATCAGCGTGACCGACCGCTGCAACTTCCGCTGCAGCTACTGCATGCCCAAGGACGTGTTCGACAAGGACTACAAGTACCTGCCGCACAGCGCGCTCCTGAGCTTCGAGGAAATGACGCGGCTGGCCCGCCTGTTCGCGGCACACGGCGTACGCAAGATCCGGCTCACCGGCGGCGAGCCGCTGCTGCGCAAGAACATCGAGGGGCTGATTGAGCAGCTCGCCGAAATCCGCACGCCCGATGGCCAGCCGCTGGCCCTCACCCTCACCACCAACGGCTCCCTGCTCGCACGCAAGGCCGCCACGCTCAAGGCCGCCGGCCTGCAGCGCGTGACGGTGAGCCTGGACAGCCTGGACGACGCGGTCTTTCGCCACATGAACGACGTCGACTTCCCGGTGGCCGACGTGCTGGCCGGCATCGACGCGGCGCAGGCCGCGGGCCTGGGGCCCATCAAGGTCAACATGGTGGTCAAGCGCGGCACCAACGAGCAGGAGATCCTGCCGATGGCGCGCTACTTCCGCGAGCACCATGGCGGCAATGTGGTGCTGCGCTTCATCGAATACATGGACGTGGGCGCCACCAACGGCTGGCGCATGGACGAGGTGCTGCCTTCGGCCGACGTCATCGCGCGCATCGCCGAAGAGTTTCCGCTGGTGCCGCTCGAGGCCACCACGCCCGGCGAAACCGCCCAGCGCTGGGCCTATGCCGACGGCGGCGGCGAGATCGGCGTGATCAGCAGCGTGACCCAGGCCTTCTGCCACGACTGCAGCCGCGCGCGCCTGTCGACCGAGGGCAAGCTGTACCTGTGCCTCTTCGCGAGCGCCGGCCACGACCTGCGCCCGCTGCTGCGCGGCGCGGCCAGCGACGACGACATTTCCTCCGCCATCGGCCACATCTGGCAGGGCCGGGCCGACCGCTACTCCGAGCTGCGCGGCCCCGACCACGCCGATCGCGGCGATGCCAACGACAAGGCGCCGCGCCGCGTCGAGATGAGCTACATCGGCGGATGACGCGGGCTGCCGCCATGCCCGCGCACCCCGCCATCGCGCCTGCCGACATCACCGGCCTGGTGCTGGCCGGCGGACGCGGCTCCCGCATGGGCGGCGTCGACAAGGGCCTGCAGAACTTCAACGGCGAGCCGCTCGCGCTGCACGCGGTGCGGCGGCTGGGCGCGCAGGTCGGCCAGGTGATGATCAATGCCAACCGGAACATCGCGACCTACGAAGCGTTCGGCGCTCCGGTTCTGGCCGACAGCCTGGCGGACTATCCAGGGCCGCTCGCGGGCTTCCTCGCGGGATCGCAGCATTGCGCCACGTCTTTCCTGCTCACCGTGCCTTGCGACACGCCGCTCTTTCCGCTCGACCTTGCGGCGCGCCTGTCCGAAGCACTCGCCGCCGACGACGCGGAAATCGCCATGGTCAGCGCGCCGGATTCCGAAGGCGACGGCGTGCCCGCCCTGCGCCCGCAGCCCGTGTTCTGCCTGCTGCGCACGAACCTCCGCGAAAGCCTGCTGCGCTTCACCGAAGCCGGCGGCCGCAAGGTCCAGGCATGGACGGCGCAGCACCGCACCGTGCTTGTCCCCTTCGACCGGCCCGGCGATGCGCCCGACGCCTTCTTCAACGCCAACACGCTCGCCGAATTGCAAGCACTCGAAAACCGATGAGCAGCCTCGCCGACATCGCCGCCGCCCTTCCGGGCCATGACAACACCGACGCGCTCAGCGTCGATGCCGTCCAGGCCTTCCTGGCCCGGCTGGTCGCGCCCCTGGTCGTCACGCAGCGCGAGAGCGTTCCGCTGCGCGAGGCGCTCGGCCGCGTGCTGGCCGAAGACATCGTCTCGCCCGTGAGCGTGCCGCCGCACGACAACTCGGCGATGGACGGCTACGCGTTCGATGGCGCCATCCTGCCGACCGACGCCCCCGCCGACCACTCCATCAAGCTGCGCGTGGTGGGCACCGCACTCGCCGGCGCGGCCTGGCGCGGCGCGCTGGCCCCGGGCGACGCGGTGCGCATCATGACCGGCGCGATGATGCCGGCCGGCCTCGACACCGTGATCCCGCAGGAGTTCTGCCAGGTCGAGGGCGACGTGGTGAGCTTCCCCGACCGCGTGCTGCGCCGCGGCGACAACCGCCGCTTCGCAGGCGAAGACCTCATGAAAGGCCAGCCGGCCCTCCAGCGCGGCGGGCGGCTCTCGCCGGCTGCCCTCGGCATGGTGGCCAGCCTCGGCCTGCCGGGCGTGACTGCACTTCGGAAGCTGCGCGTCGCCTACTTCTCTACCGGCGACGAAATCCTGTGCATCGGCGAGCCGCCGCGCGAAGGCGCTGTGTACGACTCCAACCGCTACACAGTCTTCGGTCTCCTCACGCGCCTGGGCTGCGAGGTGATCGACCTGGGCCTCGTGCACGACGACCCCGCCACGCTGGCCGCGACGCTGCAACGCGCCGCGCGCGAAGCCGATGCGATCGTCACCAGCGGCGGCGTGAGCGTCGGCGCTGCCGATCACACACGCGACGTGATGCAGCAAGTCGGCGAAATGGCGTTCTGGCATGTCGCGATGCGCCCCGGCCGACCGCTGGCCGTGGGCCTGATTCCACGCGACGGCGGCGAGCAAGCGAGCCCTGCCGTGCTATTCGGCCTGCCCGGCAATCCGGTCGCCGTGATGGTCACTTTTCTCGCCTTCGTGCGGCCCGCGTTGCTGCGGATGATGGGCTGCCACGATGCGGCCTCGGCGCCGCCGCCGCTGCTGCGTGCGCGCAGCACCGGGCCGATCCGCAAGAAGCCCGGGCGCACCGAGTACCAGCGGGGGTTCGTGAAGGCCGTGACGGGTTCGCTGCCCGAGGTCTGCGTTGCAGGCAACCAGGGCTCTGGCGTGCTGAGCTCGATGGTCGAGGCCAACGGGCTCGTGGTACTGCACCATGACCAGGGCCACGTCGCCGCGGGCGAAGAAGTCGACGTGATGCTGTTCGACGGCGTGATCTAGCGGTTCAGGGCGCCAGGTACTGCTTGGAGATGCCCGCGCCCACCGTGTACTTCGGGTCCACGAAATTCCCGAGCCGCACCTTGCCGCACTGGCTCAGCATCATGTAGGCGTCCCAGCGGTCGTAGCCGTACTCCGCTTCCATCCAGAGGATGAGTTCCTTGTACGCGATACGGGTCGCGTCCTCCAGCGGCCGTGCGCTGCCGATCGCCATGATCATGTCCTGGGTCTCCAGCCGCGGCCATTCGAGCTTCCAGCCCTTGATGAGGTCCACGCGGATGGTCGTGAGGCTCGGGTACTCCACCGCCGTGCCGCATACCTCGCCGTCGCCCTGGCAGGCGTGCGCATCGCCGATGAAGAGGCGCCCGCCCGCGGTGCGCACCGGCAGGTAGGTGATGCTGCCGGGCCCCATGTCGGGCAGGTCCATGTTGCCGCCGTGCTGGTCGGGCGTGAGGCTGTTGATCGAGTCGATCTCGGGCGAGCAGCTCAGCGTGCCGATGTGCGGCCTGTAGGGCAAGGTGACGCGCTTGCTCCAGTAGACGCCCTCTTCGTCGACGTCGATCTTGCGCACCGTCTCGGGCAGCGGCTGGTTCAGCAGCGCGGTGAAGGCCGTGCCGCTGAGCGCGCCGAAGTCCGGGATCATGCAGCAGGTGCCGCGCGGATTGGGCCCGCGCGGCGCCATCGATTCGATGTGCACCGCGACCGTGTCGCCGGGCTCGGCGCCCTCGATCATGATCGGCCCGTTCTGCGGGTTCACGAAGGGCATGGTCAGCACCTTGGAAGGCAGGTCCTGCTCCGTCTTCACCTTGCCGTCGAAGGCGTCGCGCGTCTCCACCACGATGCGGTCGCCGGGCTTCACCGTCATCACGGGCTCGGTGTAGGGGCCGATGGTGAAGTGGAATTTGCCCTGCTTCGCTTCGGTGAGCTCGTGCGTGTCCACGCTGCGCCCGCGGCCCAGGCCTCGCGTGTGCATGATCGATTGGTCGAACCAGTTCATCCGGTGTTCTCCTTGATGGGTTTTGTTCAGAGCATCAGGTGCGCGCGCACCGCCTGCGCGTTCATCTGGCCGGGCTCGATGCACCCGACGATGCGGCCCTTCTCCATGACGTAGGCACGCTCGCCCACGTCCAGGATGGTGTCCAGGTTCTGCTCCACGAAAAGAATGGTGGTGCCCAGGTCGCGCCGTATCGCGCGCAGCACGTCGCAGATGAGCTGCACGATCGAGGGCTGGATGCCCTCGGAGGGCTCGTCCAGCAGCATCAGCGCGGGGTTCCCCACCAGCGCGCGGCCGATGGCCAGCTGCTGCTGCTCGCCGCCCGACATGGTGCCGGCCTGCTGGTTGCGGCGCTCCGCCAGCCGCGGGAAATATTGGTAGACCAGGTCGGGCTGCTTCTTGCCGCGCGGGCCGCCGACCAGCTCGCCCACCATCAGGTTCTCCGCCACCGTCATGCGCGCGAACACCTCGCGCCCTTGCGGCACGTAGCCGATGCCCAGGCGCGCGCGCGCATCGCTCGACAGCGTCGCGATGTCCTGCCCCTGCAGCCGCACGCTGCCGCCGCGCGTGCGCAGGAGGCCCATCAGGCAGCGCATGGTGGTCGTCTTCCCGACGCCGTTTCGGCCGATGAGGCTCACGATCTCGCCCTTGCGCACCTTCATGTCCACGCCTTGCAGGATGGGCGTCGCGCCGTAGCTGGCCTGCAGCCCTTGCAATTCGAGGATCGTCTCAGTGGTCATGCGTCTTCCCCAGGTAGATCTCGGCCACGCGCGGGTCCGCGATGATTTCGCCGATCGAGCCTTCGGCGAACACCTTGCCGAAGTGCAGCACCGTCACGCGCTGCGCGATCTGGCGGATGAAGGCCATGTCGTGCTCTACCACCAGCACCGTCATGCCCTCGGCGTTGAGCTTCTGGATCAGCTCGCCGGTCTTGAAGGTTTCCTCGGGCGAGAGGCCCGCGGTGGGTTCGTCCATCAGCAGCAGCACCGGCTTGAGCGCGAGCGCCATGCCGATCTCCAGCCACTGCTGCTGGCCGTGGGCCAACTCGCCCGCGGGCTTGCTGGCATCCTGCGCGAGGTCGAGCAGTTCGAGCAGCCGGTCCTCCTCGCGCTTGAGGTCCGCCAGGCGCGTGTGGTGCTGCAGCGCGATGTGGATGTTCTGCCGCACCGGCAACTCCTTGAACACGCTGGGCGCCTGCATCTTGATGCTCATGCCCTGCTGCACGCGCTGGAACGGGCGCTCGCGCGTCACGTCGCGCCCCTGGAACGCGATGCTTCCTTCCGAGGCCTCGTGCGTGCCGACGATGAGCTTGAACAGCGTGCTCTTGCCCGCGCCGTTGGGCCCGATGAGGCAATGGATCTCGCCCTGGCGCACCGACAGGTCGACCTCCGACACCGCCGCATGGCCGCCGAAGCGCTTGGACAGCGCCCGTGTCTCGAGCAAGGCGTTCATGCGCGCGCCTCCTCTTGCACCGTGGACGCCGTGGGCGCCGCTTGCTCCTTGGACGGACGGCGGCGCCCGAACAGCCGCCGCACCGCCTGCACCACGCCGATCACGAAGCCCTGCGGCGCCACCATCACTGTGCACAGCAGCATCGCGCCCATCAGCAGCAGCGCCGCCTGCTGGCTGTAGACCGTGATCGTCTGGAAGGCCCAGAGCACCAGGAACGAACCCACCAGCGTGGCGGTGATGTCACCCCGGCCCGAGAACGCGACCCACACGATCGGCATCGCCGCGGCCGGCAGCCCCACGCTCGCCGGCGTGATGAACTGGCCCCACGAGGTGTAGAGCACGCCGCTCAGGCCCGCCAGCGTCGAGCCGATCACGAAGGTGGCCAGCTGGTATTTGCGCACGTCGTAGCCCAGCAGCTCGGCGCGCTGCGGGTCTTCGCGCACCGCGACGATCACGTTGCCGAAGCGCGAGTTCAGCATCATGCGAAGGCCCAGGTACACCGCGAGGATCAGGCCCACCACCAGGTAGTACAGCGCGATGCCATCGAACACGAGCGGGTCGTCGCCGAACCACGGGATGTTCAGCGGCGCCATGTCCTTCATGCCGTTGAAGCCGTTCAGCCGCGCGCTGCCGATGTGCCATTCGGGCCCGGCCGTCTGGCCGAGAAAGAAGGCCAGCACCAGCGTGGCCGACAGCGTGACGATGCCGAAGAACACGCCGCCCACGCGCCCCCAGATCATGAAGTAGCCCAGCACCGCAGCGGCCGCCGCCGCCAGGCACAGCGCGATCGCCAATGCGAGGAACGTAGTGCCCGCATCGCCGCCGAAGTTGACCGCCGCCACACCGTAGCCGTAGCCCGCGATGCCGAAGAAGAAGGTCTGCCCGAACGACAGCATGCCGCCGTAGCCCCACACCAGGCACAGGCCCATGGCCATGAACACCCAGGTGAGCAGGTAGGCCATGTTGCCCACGTCGTAGCCGTCGGCGAAGGCCGGGTACAGCAGCACGGCCGCAAGCACCGCGATGAAGGGAAGCCAGAAGACGCGCGTGGCACCCAGCGTCTGCGGCCCGTTGATGAGTTGGAACATTCGTGTGACTCCGTGCAGGGTTCAGCGCGTCTTGCGGGCCAGCCATCCGGACACCCCTTCGGGCAGGATGCGGATCACCACGATGACGGCCAGCAGCATGCCGATCTGCCCCACGATCTGCCCGCCCCAGCCATTGAGGCCGGTGCGGATGACCGCGAGCAGGATGCCGGCCGGCGCGGTGCCCAGCAGCACATTGGCACCGCCCACCACCACCGTCACGAAAGCCTCGACCAGGAAGGCCGCGCCCATCGTGGGTATCAGCGTCATGGTGGGCGCATAGAGCGCCCCGCACAGGCCCGCCAGCGCCGCGCCGATGCCGAAGCTCAGTGCATACACGCGCCCCACGCGCACGCCGGTGGCCTGCGCGATCGATGCGTTCTGCATCGTGGCCCGCGCATGCACTCCGAAGCGCGTTCGCATGAAGATGAAATAGATGCCGCCCAGCACCGCCACGGCTGCCGCGAACAGCACCATGCGGTAGACCGAGAAGGTGTAGTCGCCCACCACGAAACTGCCCTCGGGCGTGCCCACGCCGGTGAGCGTGGAGCCGAAGACCAGCAGCATGCCCTGCGTCACGATGAGGCTCAGACCCCAGGTGGCGAGCAGCGAATCGAGCGGCCGCTTGTAGAGCTTGCGCACCAGGCTCCACTCCACGGCCACGCCGATCAGCC
This region of Variovorax sp. RKNM96 genomic DNA includes:
- a CDS encoding serine hydrolase domain-containing protein: MKFFKRTLRTAALGLSLAIPLLAAAQSLPTATPERVGLSTERLQMLTDVLKADVASGKIPGAVLLVARQGKVAWFEPVGKLDPAAGTPMQRDGIFRIYSMSKPITSVAAMMLVEDGRLKLDDPISTYLPEYATMTVGVEKPGADGKPVLETVPARRPITVQDLMRHTSGLTYGFFGPGLVKQAYNAAGLGANDPTLAEFSQRLAKLPLAYQPGTTWDYSQSTDILGRVIEVVSGQSLYQFEKARLFDPLGMKDTTYYVPEPARQPRIAEPLPTDRSFGVGADLNDPRIVRKLESGGGGLVSTASDYARFLQMLLNGGSLDGKRYLGPRSLSLMTADHSNAGAGIVPGPLYLPGPGYGFGLGFAVRRNDGEAPYPSAGGEYNWGGAGGTYMWVDPKNEMFVVLMLQSPKYRTHYRSLTRDMIYAAVIK
- the moaA gene encoding GTP 3',8-cyclase MoaA, with translation MKNSSSSTVIPITQIGRTPPAVAVPDIAVPATGLLLDRLGRPLTDLRISVTDRCNFRCSYCMPKDVFDKDYKYLPHSALLSFEEMTRLARLFAAHGVRKIRLTGGEPLLRKNIEGLIEQLAEIRTPDGQPLALTLTTNGSLLARKAATLKAAGLQRVTVSLDSLDDAVFRHMNDVDFPVADVLAGIDAAQAAGLGPIKVNMVVKRGTNEQEILPMARYFREHHGGNVVLRFIEYMDVGATNGWRMDEVLPSADVIARIAEEFPLVPLEATTPGETAQRWAYADGGGEIGVISSVTQAFCHDCSRARLSTEGKLYLCLFASAGHDLRPLLRGAASDDDISSAIGHIWQGRADRYSELRGPDHADRGDANDKAPRRVEMSYIGG
- the mobA gene encoding molybdenum cofactor guanylyltransferase MobA, producing MTRAAAMPAHPAIAPADITGLVLAGGRGSRMGGVDKGLQNFNGEPLALHAVRRLGAQVGQVMINANRNIATYEAFGAPVLADSLADYPGPLAGFLAGSQHCATSFLLTVPCDTPLFPLDLAARLSEALAADDAEIAMVSAPDSEGDGVPALRPQPVFCLLRTNLRESLLRFTEAGGRKVQAWTAQHRTVLVPFDRPGDAPDAFFNANTLAELQALENR
- the glp gene encoding gephyrin-like molybdotransferase Glp; translation: MSSLADIAAALPGHDNTDALSVDAVQAFLARLVAPLVVTQRESVPLREALGRVLAEDIVSPVSVPPHDNSAMDGYAFDGAILPTDAPADHSIKLRVVGTALAGAAWRGALAPGDAVRIMTGAMMPAGLDTVIPQEFCQVEGDVVSFPDRVLRRGDNRRFAGEDLMKGQPALQRGGRLSPAALGMVASLGLPGVTALRKLRVAYFSTGDEILCIGEPPREGAVYDSNRYTVFGLLTRLGCEVIDLGLVHDDPATLAATLQRAAREADAIVTSGGVSVGAADHTRDVMQQVGEMAFWHVAMRPGRPLAVGLIPRDGGEQASPAVLFGLPGNPVAVMVTFLAFVRPALLRMMGCHDAASAPPPLLRARSTGPIRKKPGRTEYQRGFVKAVTGSLPEVCVAGNQGSGVLSSMVEANGLVVLHHDQGHVAAGEEVDVMLFDGVI
- a CDS encoding acetamidase/formamidase family protein, which codes for MNWFDQSIMHTRGLGRGRSVDTHELTEAKQGKFHFTIGPYTEPVMTVKPGDRIVVETRDAFDGKVKTEQDLPSKVLTMPFVNPQNGPIMIEGAEPGDTVAVHIESMAPRGPNPRGTCCMIPDFGALSGTAFTALLNQPLPETVRKIDVDEEGVYWSKRVTLPYRPHIGTLSCSPEIDSINSLTPDQHGGNMDLPDMGPGSITYLPVRTAGGRLFIGDAHACQGDGEVCGTAVEYPSLTTIRVDLIKGWKLEWPRLETQDMIMAIGSARPLEDATRIAYKELILWMEAEYGYDRWDAYMMLSQCGKVRLGNFVDPKYTVGAGISKQYLAP
- a CDS encoding ABC transporter ATP-binding protein, encoding MTTETILELQGLQASYGATPILQGVDMKVRKGEIVSLIGRNGVGKTTTMRCLMGLLRTRGGSVRLQGQDIATLSSDARARLGIGYVPQGREVFARMTVAENLMVGELVGGPRGKKQPDLVYQYFPRLAERRNQQAGTMSGGEQQQLAIGRALVGNPALMLLDEPSEGIQPSIVQLICDVLRAIRRDLGTTILFVEQNLDTILDVGERAYVMEKGRIVGCIEPGQMNAQAVRAHLML
- a CDS encoding ABC transporter ATP-binding protein, which gives rise to MNALLETRALSKRFGGHAAVSEVDLSVRQGEIHCLIGPNGAGKSTLFKLIVGTHEASEGSIAFQGRDVTRERPFQRVQQGMSIKMQAPSVFKELPVRQNIHIALQHHTRLADLKREEDRLLELLDLAQDASKPAGELAHGQQQWLEIGMALALKPVLLLMDEPTAGLSPEETFKTGELIQKLNAEGMTVLVVEHDMAFIRQIAQRVTVLHFGKVFAEGSIGEIIADPRVAEIYLGKTHDH
- a CDS encoding branched-chain amino acid ABC transporter permease, with product MFQLINGPQTLGATRVFWLPFIAVLAAVLLYPAFADGYDVGNMAYLLTWVFMAMGLCLVWGYGGMLSFGQTFFFGIAGYGYGVAAVNFGGDAGTTFLALAIALCLAAAAAAVLGYFMIWGRVGGVFFGIVTLSATLVLAFFLGQTAGPEWHIGSARLNGFNGMKDMAPLNIPWFGDDPLVFDGIALYYLVVGLILAVYLGLRMMLNSRFGNVIVAVREDPQRAELLGYDVRKYQLATFVIGSTLAGLSGVLYTSWGQFITPASVGLPAAAMPIVWVAFSGRGDITATLVGSFLVLWAFQTITVYSQQAALLLMGAMLLCTVMVAPQGFVIGVVQAVRRLFGRRRPSKEQAAPTASTVQEEARA
- a CDS encoding branched-chain amino acid ABC transporter permease encodes the protein MFAEIFSFFYQFADVFAFLILSAAGLAIVFGMMGVINMAHGEFIMCGAYVTVGLVHAGFPLPLAQLCGTLAAGLIGVAVEWSLVRKLYKRPLDSLLATWGLSLIVTQGMLLVFGSTLTGVGTPEGSFVVGDYTFSVYRMVLFAAAVAVLGGIYFIFMRTRFGVHARATMQNASIAQATGVRVGRVYALSFGIGAALAGLCGALYAPTMTLIPTMGAAFLVEAFVTVVVGGANVLLGTAPAGILLAVIRTGLNGWGGQIVGQIGMLLAVIVVIRILPEGVSGWLARKTR